One segment of Corynebacterium caspium DSM 44850 DNA contains the following:
- a CDS encoding asparaginase: MNDPKPVIYIGSLGGTIAMKATGARKSVTPQLQAEDLVAAVPELGDIAEIKAQAICNIASPALQISDILQALAFAEAAVRAGATGIVLTHGTDTLEESAYFLDLLWEHPVPIVLTGAMRNPSMTSPDGPANLLAAVITASSSAARGLGVLAVLDDTIHLARLVRKTDTTAVWTFQSPGWGPIGRVVENRARFMWRPFQEFSPLPKPSGAAVNIPIVEVPHSDDGSWLKGIASTHPRGLMLVGSGAGHIAEGLVDPLTQLLKAGLPVILGSRVFSGTILSHTYGYKGSEEDLLARGVISAGFLAPAKARILLYVLLEAGYSLEQIRAEFALRG; encoded by the coding sequence ATGAATGATCCCAAACCAGTTATTTATATTGGCTCTTTAGGCGGCACCATTGCGATGAAAGCTACCGGGGCCAGAAAATCTGTGACCCCCCAATTGCAGGCTGAGGATCTAGTAGCAGCGGTGCCAGAATTGGGCGATATTGCCGAAATTAAGGCCCAAGCTATTTGTAATATTGCTTCTCCGGCGCTGCAGATCTCTGATATTTTGCAGGCTTTAGCTTTTGCTGAAGCTGCAGTGCGCGCCGGGGCTACCGGAATTGTGCTTACCCACGGGACAGATACTTTGGAGGAATCTGCCTATTTTTTGGATCTGCTCTGGGAACATCCAGTGCCGATAGTCCTTACCGGGGCGATGCGAAATCCTTCGATGACCAGCCCAGATGGTCCAGCAAATCTATTAGCTGCAGTTATTACTGCAAGCAGTAGCGCAGCGCGCGGCCTGGGGGTGTTAGCCGTGCTAGACGACACCATCCATTTGGCTCGCCTAGTGCGCAAAACTGATACCACTGCGGTGTGGACCTTCCAATCGCCTGGTTGGGGTCCAATTGGGCGAGTGGTCGAAAATCGGGCGCGTTTTATGTGGCGGCCTTTCCAAGAATTTTCACCACTTCCTAAACCCAGCGGGGCTGCCGTAAATATTCCGATAGTAGAAGTACCACACTCTGATGATGGCTCTTGGTTAAAAGGTATTGCTAGTACTCATCCGCGGGGTTTAATGCTAGTTGGCAGTGGGGCTGGCCATATTGCTGAGGGCCTGGTAGATCCCCTAACGCAGCTTCTTAAGGCAGGGTTGCCCGTTATTTTGGGCAGTCGAGTTTTCTCTGGAACTATTCTTAGCCACACTTATGGTTATAAGGGCAGCGAAGAAGATCTTTTAGCCCGCGGGGTAATTAGTGCTGGATTTTTAGCTCCGGCTAAAGCCCGGATATTGCTCTATGTGCTGCTAGAGGCTGGCTATAGTTTGGAGCAGATCCGGGCAGAATTTGCGTTGCGAGGATAG
- a CDS encoding acetate kinase translates to MSNVLVLNSGSSSLKFQILDPKAGAEVGPQVVGLVEQIGETKGHIVLKHEGEKYELTAEIPDHTVGLTLALELMETNGFGLSNIEIAAVGHRVVHGGTVFSGPQLVDDAALEKMRELIPLAPLHNPANIAGIEVAREMLPEVPHVAVFDTGFFQSMPAEAATYAINKDVADKYSVRRYGFHGTSHEFISQEVPALLGKPAAEVNQIVLHLGNGASASAVRGGKAIDTSMGMTPLAGLVMGTRSGDIDAGVVFHLSRQAGMSVDEIDTLLNHKSGVKGLCGFNDFRDLHAHREAGDAAAELAYRVYIHQLRHYIGAYMIELGRVDAITFTAGVGENDDYVRADALAELENFGIFIDPERNKVRGGARLISTDESPVKVFVVPTNEELAIARFALSLVV, encoded by the coding sequence ATGTCTAATGTTCTCGTCCTAAACTCCGGATCATCTTCATTGAAGTTCCAAATCCTAGATCCTAAAGCCGGAGCAGAGGTAGGCCCGCAGGTTGTGGGCCTAGTGGAACAAATCGGGGAGACCAAGGGCCATATTGTTCTCAAGCATGAGGGCGAAAAATATGAGCTCACCGCGGAAATCCCGGATCACACTGTCGGTCTAACCCTGGCGCTAGAACTCATGGAGACCAATGGTTTTGGTCTTTCTAATATTGAGATCGCTGCCGTAGGCCACCGCGTAGTACACGGCGGAACCGTATTTTCAGGACCACAGCTGGTAGACGATGCCGCCTTGGAGAAGATGCGCGAGCTCATCCCGCTAGCCCCGCTGCACAACCCGGCCAATATTGCCGGTATTGAAGTAGCTCGCGAAATGCTGCCCGAGGTGCCACACGTGGCAGTTTTTGATACCGGTTTCTTCCAGTCGATGCCTGCCGAAGCTGCTACCTACGCCATTAATAAAGATGTTGCTGATAAGTACAGCGTGCGTCGTTATGGCTTCCACGGCACCTCGCATGAGTTCATCTCTCAAGAAGTACCGGCACTGCTTGGTAAGCCAGCTGCTGAGGTAAACCAGATTGTTTTGCACCTGGGTAATGGTGCTTCAGCTTCTGCAGTGCGCGGCGGTAAAGCCATTGATACCTCCATGGGGATGACCCCGCTGGCAGGTTTGGTAATGGGTACGCGCTCTGGCGATATCGATGCCGGGGTAGTTTTCCACCTGAGCCGTCAGGCCGGTATGAGCGTGGATGAAATTGATACCCTGCTTAACCACAAGTCCGGAGTTAAGGGCCTGTGTGGCTTTAATGACTTCCGGGATCTGCACGCCCACCGGGAAGCTGGCGATGCAGCTGCCGAATTAGCCTACCGGGTATATATCCACCAGCTGCGTCACTATATTGGCGCTTATATGATTGAGCTGGGCCGAGTAGATGCCATTACTTTCACCGCTGGAGTTGGCGAAAACGATGATTATGTCCGTGCCGATGCCCTAGCTGAACTGGAAAACTTTGGTATCTTCATTGATCCAGAACGTAATAAAGTTCGCGGCGGGGCTCGTCTGATTAGCACTGATGAATCCCCAGTGAAGGTTTTCGTAGTTCCTACCAATGAAGAGCTAGCTATTGCTCGTTTTGCACTCTCGCTGGTTGTTTAA
- a CDS encoding transporter substrate-binding domain-containing protein — MRNRNPIKRRFSYLLGATFLSLSACTHPIFPGPQAESASTITPPSPHGLPLPAGSIHEVSSGTATKLPEHQAKGSLRPDNRSAAERVPRIHSIGKIVVGVDSALNLLSFRDPQTGELQGFEVDLAREIARDIFGDPQAVEFRFLDAAERAQAVIDHRVDIVIRAMSITSLNEEHVAFSTPYLATQTRVLTAGAEIPTAAEVNGHSICVADQSSALELVRQEAPNSPLLRTRNWSDCLVALQQGQVEAIVADDTLLSGIAAQDATTRFANGSLRTEYYGVAMNHADSDLVRQINSTIARISHDGTWYELYKKWFSPWLYASQPPTPFYREETSDEQ, encoded by the coding sequence ATGAGAAATCGCAACCCTATAAAACGGCGGTTTTCTTATCTACTAGGTGCCACCTTTTTAAGCTTAAGCGCCTGTACCCACCCAATATTTCCAGGACCGCAGGCCGAATCTGCCAGCACTATTACCCCTCCTAGTCCACATGGCCTGCCCTTGCCTGCTGGTTCTATTCACGAAGTATCTAGTGGTACTGCTACTAAACTTCCTGAACACCAAGCCAAAGGTTCGCTACGTCCGGATAATCGCAGTGCGGCAGAAAGAGTGCCGCGAATTCATAGCATTGGCAAGATTGTGGTGGGAGTAGATTCTGCCCTGAATTTATTATCTTTTCGAGATCCCCAAACTGGGGAACTCCAAGGCTTTGAAGTTGATTTAGCTCGCGAAATTGCCCGCGATATTTTTGGCGATCCCCAAGCTGTAGAATTTCGTTTCTTAGATGCTGCCGAACGTGCCCAAGCAGTAATCGATCATCGGGTAGATATTGTGATTAGAGCTATGTCTATTACCTCTTTAAATGAGGAACATGTCGCCTTTTCCACTCCTTATTTGGCAACCCAAACTAGAGTGCTTACTGCAGGGGCAGAAATCCCTACCGCAGCAGAAGTAAATGGCCACAGTATCTGTGTGGCAGATCAAAGCTCGGCCCTGGAATTGGTGCGGCAGGAAGCACCGAACTCGCCACTTTTGCGCACTCGAAATTGGTCAGATTGCCTGGTGGCTTTACAACAAGGCCAAGTAGAAGCCATCGTGGCTGATGACACCCTGCTTTCAGGGATTGCCGCCCAAGATGCCACCACTCGTTTTGCTAATGGATCTCTGCGCACCGAATATTACGGGGTAGCAATGAACCACGCCGATTCTGATCTAGTGCGCCAAATAAATTCCACTATTGCCCGCATTAGCCACGATGGCACCTGGTATGAGCTTTATAAAAAATGGTTCTCTCCCTGGCTCTATGCCTCCCAGCCGCCCACGCCTTTCTACCGCGAGGAAACCTCCGATGAGCAGTGA
- a CDS encoding FAD-dependent oxidoreductase yields the protein MTRPLRVAVVGAGPAGIYASDLLMKSEHPVQVDLFEKMPAPFGLIRYGVAPDHPRIKGIIKSLHNVLDKPEVRLLGNITIGEDITVEELRSFYDAIIFSTGAVADRDLNIPGKEMRGHYGAGQFVGFYDGNPYFSRDWDLSAEQVAVVGVGNVGLDISRVLAKTADEMLVTEIPDNVYANLSRSAAREIHIFGRRGPAQAKFTPLELKELDHSPNVEVIVDPEDIDYDAASEEARRASKSVDLVCQTLENYAIREPKGAPHKIFIHFFESPVEILGDEDGNVTGFITERTELDGTGDVRGTGKKNTWPVQAVYRAVGYRSEPVKGVPFDETAHIMPNDGGHILAADGKPLPGLYATGWIKRGPIGLIGNTKSDAKETTEILLQDYATGKLSAPENPAEDAIIELLEARNIEYTTWDGWHQLDAAERAAGAAEGRERKKYVEVAEMLEHSRVEES from the coding sequence ATGACACGTCCTTTGCGCGTTGCTGTTGTGGGTGCTGGCCCAGCTGGCATCTATGCTTCCGATCTTCTCATGAAGTCTGAGCACCCGGTGCAGGTGGATCTTTTTGAGAAAATGCCCGCCCCCTTCGGCCTAATCCGCTATGGCGTGGCCCCTGATCATCCTCGCATTAAAGGCATCATTAAATCCCTGCACAACGTACTAGATAAGCCAGAAGTGCGCCTGCTTGGCAATATCACTATCGGCGAAGATATCACCGTTGAAGAGCTCCGCAGCTTTTATGATGCCATCATTTTCTCCACCGGTGCCGTAGCCGATAGAGACCTCAATATTCCTGGCAAAGAGATGCGCGGCCACTATGGTGCAGGCCAATTTGTGGGCTTCTACGATGGCAATCCCTACTTCAGTCGGGATTGGGATCTTTCTGCCGAACAAGTTGCAGTGGTAGGCGTAGGCAATGTCGGTCTAGATATTTCTCGGGTGCTAGCTAAAACTGCCGATGAGATGTTGGTCACCGAAATTCCCGATAATGTGTATGCGAATCTCTCTCGCAGTGCTGCCCGCGAAATCCATATCTTTGGACGACGCGGCCCTGCCCAAGCTAAATTCACCCCGCTAGAACTCAAGGAACTAGATCACTCCCCCAATGTGGAAGTCATAGTAGACCCTGAAGATATTGATTACGATGCCGCCAGCGAAGAAGCTCGCCGCGCTTCAAAATCAGTAGACCTGGTGTGCCAAACCTTGGAAAATTATGCCATCCGGGAACCCAAGGGTGCCCCGCATAAAATCTTCATCCACTTCTTTGAATCTCCGGTGGAAATTCTTGGCGATGAAGACGGCAATGTTACCGGCTTTATTACCGAGCGCACCGAACTAGATGGCACCGGCGATGTCCGGGGCACTGGCAAGAAAAATACCTGGCCTGTACAGGCCGTATACCGCGCTGTGGGGTACCGTTCTGAACCCGTAAAGGGTGTGCCCTTTGATGAGACCGCTCATATCATGCCCAATGATGGCGGCCATATCTTAGCTGCCGACGGCAAACCACTGCCAGGGCTATACGCCACTGGGTGGATTAAACGCGGACCCATTGGCTTGATTGGCAATACCAAATCTGATGCCAAGGAAACCACTGAGATCTTGCTGCAAGATTATGCCACCGGCAAGCTCTCTGCCCCGGAGAATCCGGCCGAAGATGCCATTATTGAGCTCCTAGAGGCTCGTAATATTGAGTACACCACCTGGGATGGCTGGCATCAGTTGGATGCCGCTGAACGAGCCGCTGGGGCAGCCGAGGGCCGTGAGCGCAAGAAGTATGTAGAAGTTGCGGAAATGTTGGAACACTCCCGCGTAGAGGAAAGCTAG
- a CDS encoding serine/threonine protein kinase, with protein MSSDKTEAVAFNPWDEDTGEFPVLGAAEKEINEATGPNTQPGFLGDPADLAADRASTSQRAREEALSTFRSRRSSPRADRLVADGMVSLPFVELITPEEALIDTHPQSQHLQAGEVVAEQYEIMGVIAHGGMGWIYLAHDRNVSDRVVVLKALQTGASAKDFSIAEAEQQFLADITHPEIVKIFNFIDDPRVPGGMIVMEYVGGPPLSRRAKCYPGGLMPLDIAIAYLLEVLPAIEYLHERGVVYNDMKPENIIATEDQVKLIDLGAVTGIGAFGYIYGTPGYQAPEIATQGPAITTDMYAIGRTLASLTIDMPRDEKGVMLPGIPSPNTVPLLRRYVSFYRLLLRLTHPDPAKRFDSIAALRTQLYGVMREVIALRDGRTFPHQHSLFSPQRRTFGTKHVVFRTDQLLDGVHRSVRITPLEVISALPVPLVNPRDPGASVLASFSYSEPDEALETLRNAAKRAEYLDSREIPLGIVRTLLELGATTRAHEYLTEYQHRFPKDWRSHWYSGIRALLLDDLHLAQEEFSAVLSILPGESAPKLALAAVNEMLLYNAGLATTPLLPPGVAPAASDLDAHNDENAPALNKAVPLLSLPEDWVPRTNDPTLLRFHAIRLYALVWLTNPSTVSSAFGLSRQLLAEGSLELAIAALDRVPQASRHHRMAQLTAIMEMVSGELTESRIRRAARRLEEIPTNEPRFHQIKTAVMAAGLTFLRDADARQATSPDALFEFPFSRRGLRAGLADTLRQQARNAPFPEHRYALVDIANQVRPITWF; from the coding sequence ATGAGCAGTGATAAGACCGAAGCTGTGGCCTTTAACCCCTGGGATGAAGATACCGGAGAATTCCCGGTATTAGGGGCAGCGGAGAAAGAAATAAATGAGGCCACTGGGCCCAATACCCAGCCTGGTTTTCTAGGAGATCCCGCAGATCTAGCTGCTGACCGTGCCAGTACTTCTCAACGCGCCCGGGAAGAAGCCCTTAGCACTTTTCGTTCTCGGCGCAGTTCTCCCCGGGCAGATCGGCTCGTAGCTGATGGCATGGTCTCACTGCCCTTCGTAGAGCTAATTACCCCCGAAGAAGCTCTAATAGATACCCATCCACAAAGCCAACATTTACAAGCTGGGGAGGTCGTCGCGGAACAATATGAAATTATGGGGGTAATTGCCCACGGGGGAATGGGCTGGATCTATTTAGCTCATGACCGCAATGTTTCTGACCGGGTGGTAGTACTCAAAGCTCTGCAAACCGGGGCTTCTGCTAAAGATTTTTCGATAGCCGAAGCAGAGCAACAATTTTTGGCCGATATTACCCACCCTGAGATCGTAAAGATTTTTAATTTTATTGATGATCCGCGAGTTCCTGGCGGCATGATCGTAATGGAATACGTCGGCGGACCTCCACTTAGCCGGCGCGCCAAATGCTATCCCGGTGGCCTCATGCCCCTAGATATAGCTATTGCTTACCTGCTAGAAGTGCTTCCTGCTATCGAATATTTGCATGAGCGCGGGGTGGTTTATAACGATATGAAGCCTGAAAATATTATCGCCACCGAGGACCAAGTAAAACTAATTGACCTTGGAGCGGTAACCGGTATTGGTGCTTTTGGCTATATTTATGGCACCCCTGGCTATCAAGCCCCCGAAATAGCCACCCAAGGCCCAGCAATTACCACCGATATGTATGCCATCGGTCGCACCCTAGCTTCTTTGACTATCGATATGCCCCGCGATGAAAAAGGGGTGATGTTGCCAGGAATTCCCTCCCCAAATACCGTGCCATTATTGCGCCGTTATGTCTCTTTTTATCGGTTACTGTTGCGGTTAACACACCCAGATCCAGCCAAACGCTTTGATTCCATAGCTGCCCTGCGCACCCAACTTTATGGGGTAATGCGCGAGGTCATCGCCCTACGCGATGGTCGTACTTTTCCCCACCAGCACTCGCTATTTTCCCCCCAACGTCGTACTTTTGGCACCAAACACGTAGTATTTCGTACCGATCAGCTCCTTGACGGCGTGCACCGCTCCGTGCGCATCACCCCCCTAGAAGTAATTTCTGCCCTGCCCGTGCCACTAGTGAACCCGCGCGATCCAGGCGCTAGTGTGCTCGCCAGCTTTTCTTATAGCGAACCCGACGAAGCCCTAGAGACCCTGCGCAATGCGGCCAAAAGAGCCGAATACTTAGATTCTCGCGAAATCCCGCTAGGCATTGTGCGCACCCTTTTAGAACTCGGGGCCACCACCCGCGCCCACGAATACCTCACCGAATATCAACACCGCTTTCCCAAAGACTGGCGTTCCCACTGGTATAGCGGAATTAGAGCTTTATTACTAGATGATCTCCACCTGGCCCAGGAAGAATTTTCAGCAGTGCTTTCCATCCTGCCAGGAGAATCTGCCCCCAAATTAGCTCTCGCTGCTGTAAATGAAATGCTGCTCTATAACGCTGGCCTAGCTACTACTCCCCTGCTGCCACCAGGTGTGGCCCCGGCAGCTAGTGATCTAGATGCCCACAACGATGAAAATGCCCCCGCACTTAATAAAGCAGTACCCCTATTAAGCCTTCCGGAGGATTGGGTGCCGCGCACCAATGATCCCACCTTGCTACGTTTTCATGCAATTCGCCTATATGCCCTGGTGTGGCTAACTAATCCCTCTACTGTATCCAGCGCCTTTGGGCTTTCTAGACAATTACTTGCCGAAGGCAGCCTGGAATTAGCCATAGCCGCCCTGGATCGAGTACCCCAAGCCTCCCGGCACCACCGCATGGCCCAACTAACGGCCATTATGGAAATGGTTTCTGGGGAACTCACAGAATCACGCATCCGGCGCGCAGCCCGGCGTCTCGAAGAAATTCCCACCAACGAACCCCGCTTCCACCAAATCAAAACCGCCGTAATGGCCGCTGGGCTGACCTTCCTACGCGATGCAGATGCCCGCCAAGCCACTTCCCCAGATGCCCTTTTCGAATTCCCCTTTAGCCGCCGCGGCCTGCGCGCCGGATTAGCCGATACCCTGCGCCAACAAGCCCGCAATGCGCCTTTTCCTGAGCATCGTTACGCACTAGTAGATATTGCGAATCAAGTACGCCCAATTACCTGGTTTTAA
- the pta gene encoding phosphate acetyltransferase, protein MSAVLTAVNRNFADLDLTELASRLEAQLLPLNGNTVAAAIHDVDLSTPTLIQGTGVPCFDAEVAAALGVPLLLVADSLGAHTDLVAQEVTALQAVIGGFFVAEDLADTAKIQAAFATPAAPVMSAELFESWLLQRAKEQQSHIVLPEGEDDRILQAAHQLLAGDIVELTILGVPEKVAARATELGLDLSKANIVDHLTDPRAEEFAATFAELRKKKGVTLEQARETMRDVSYYATMMIQEGLADGMVSGAAHTTAHTIRPAFQIIKTAPGASVVSSIFLMVQRGRLWAFGDCAVNPNPNDAQLAEIAVSSARTAAMFGIDPKVAMLSYSTGSSGQGPDVDAVVAATAKAQELAPELAIDGPLQFDAACDPAVAASKAPDSPVAGHANVFIFPDLQSGNIGYKTAQRTGGALAVGPILQGLNKPINDLSRGATVPDIVNTVAITAIQAGGSH, encoded by the coding sequence ATGTCAGCCGTATTAACCGCGGTCAATCGTAATTTTGCAGATCTAGATTTAACTGAACTTGCCAGTCGGCTAGAAGCCCAGTTGCTGCCCTTAAATGGCAACACTGTAGCCGCAGCTATTCATGACGTAGATCTCAGCACCCCTACCCTTATCCAAGGTACTGGGGTGCCATGTTTTGATGCAGAAGTTGCTGCAGCTTTAGGGGTACCGCTGCTGCTAGTAGCTGATTCCTTAGGTGCGCACACAGATCTTGTGGCGCAGGAAGTTACAGCTTTGCAGGCAGTAATCGGGGGATTTTTTGTAGCTGAAGATTTAGCCGATACCGCTAAAATACAGGCCGCTTTTGCCACCCCGGCAGCACCGGTAATGTCCGCGGAACTTTTTGAATCTTGGCTGCTACAGCGCGCCAAGGAACAACAATCGCATATTGTTTTGCCCGAAGGTGAAGATGACCGTATTTTGCAGGCTGCACATCAGCTGCTTGCTGGAGACATCGTAGAGCTCACCATTTTGGGGGTTCCTGAAAAAGTTGCGGCTCGTGCCACTGAACTGGGCTTAGACCTTAGCAAAGCCAATATTGTGGATCACTTAACTGATCCGCGGGCGGAAGAATTTGCGGCCACCTTTGCAGAGCTACGCAAGAAAAAGGGCGTGACCTTAGAGCAAGCGCGCGAAACCATGCGCGATGTTTCCTACTACGCCACCATGATGATCCAAGAAGGCCTAGCGGATGGCATGGTCTCCGGTGCCGCCCACACCACTGCGCACACCATTCGTCCAGCTTTCCAGATCATTAAGACTGCCCCTGGGGCCTCAGTAGTATCGTCAATCTTTTTGATGGTGCAGCGTGGCCGGCTCTGGGCTTTCGGCGACTGTGCTGTAAACCCGAACCCCAATGACGCACAACTAGCAGAAATCGCGGTCAGTTCTGCGCGCACTGCTGCGATGTTTGGAATTGATCCCAAGGTAGCCATGCTGAGCTATTCCACCGGATCTTCTGGCCAGGGACCCGATGTAGATGCCGTCGTCGCAGCTACTGCTAAGGCTCAGGAATTAGCTCCGGAGCTGGCAATTGATGGCCCACTGCAATTCGATGCCGCCTGTGACCCAGCAGTTGCAGCCAGCAAGGCTCCAGATTCCCCGGTAGCTGGCCACGCAAATGTATTTATCTTCCCCGATTTGCAGTCCGGCAATATTGGCTATAAAACTGCGCAACGTACCGGTGGTGCTTTAGCCGTGGGTCCGATCCTGCAGGGTCTTAATAAACCCATCAACGATCTTTCCCGTGGCGCCACCGTGCCAGATATCGTAAATACGGTTGCAATTACTGCCATTCAAGCTGGAGGTTCCCACTAA
- the purT gene encoding formate-dependent phosphoribosylglycinamide formyltransferase — protein sequence MKADQTARIGTPLTPSATTIVLLGSGELSKELAISFHRLGVEVHAADRSADAPAQQIAHVSHVLDVADPQAVTSLIVRIQPDYIIPEIETIAAEVLEAVESHQIATVVPSAKAAALSNSRERMRRLVVEELGIPTPNYAFAHNRAEFDAAFEKLGFPCIAKSAHQGPDAKANININSAADIDAAWTHLAGSAGGDVSGTDAGTPTETGAPGTPTALVIERIVDFDMEISLPVVRAIDHQTGKLANWFCEPIAYTYGNGDYLESWQPAQLSTAALDNARSVAARVSNALGGRGVFNVKLFVDGDTVYFSEVHARPHDTGLVTVATQRCNQFDLHARAILGLPVDVTLISPGAAVALNSPVDAYAVSYNGLEKAFSVPESTVELFGKHNARIGRRMGIALATAEDAATALERAHMAASAVEISVHES from the coding sequence ATGAAGGCTGATCAAACTGCTAGAATCGGTACTCCCTTGACTCCCAGCGCCACAACTATTGTGTTGCTGGGTTCAGGGGAGCTCAGCAAAGAACTAGCTATTTCTTTCCACCGCTTAGGTGTTGAAGTACATGCCGCTGATCGCAGTGCTGATGCCCCTGCACAACAAATTGCACATGTATCTCATGTCTTAGATGTCGCTGATCCCCAAGCTGTGACCAGCTTGATTGTTCGGATCCAGCCAGACTATATAATCCCCGAAATTGAGACCATCGCAGCAGAAGTCTTAGAAGCGGTGGAAAGTCATCAAATTGCCACGGTAGTTCCCTCAGCCAAAGCCGCCGCGCTTTCCAATAGCCGCGAAAGAATGCGCCGCTTAGTAGTTGAAGAACTAGGCATCCCCACCCCGAATTATGCATTCGCCCATAATCGCGCAGAATTCGACGCTGCTTTTGAAAAGCTTGGCTTTCCCTGCATTGCGAAATCTGCCCACCAAGGCCCCGATGCCAAAGCAAATATAAATATCAATTCGGCCGCAGATATCGACGCTGCCTGGACTCATCTAGCTGGCAGTGCCGGTGGTGACGTTAGCGGCACAGATGCCGGCACACCCACCGAGACCGGCGCACCCGGCACACCCACCGCTTTAGTCATCGAACGCATTGTGGATTTCGATATGGAAATCAGTCTGCCGGTGGTGCGAGCGATTGATCATCAAACCGGCAAATTAGCCAACTGGTTTTGTGAACCCATCGCCTATACCTATGGTAATGGCGATTATCTCGAATCCTGGCAGCCTGCACAGCTTTCGACAGCCGCGCTAGATAATGCTCGCAGTGTGGCCGCGCGTGTGAGCAATGCCCTTGGGGGGCGGGGAGTATTTAATGTGAAACTCTTTGTGGACGGCGATACCGTCTATTTCTCAGAGGTGCACGCCCGCCCGCACGATACCGGCCTGGTAACCGTAGCCACGCAACGCTGCAACCAATTTGATCTGCATGCCAGGGCTATTTTGGGGCTGCCAGTAGATGTCACCCTCATTAGCCCTGGGGCTGCGGTGGCCTTAAATAGCCCGGTAGATGCTTATGCAGTGAGCTATAACGGCTTGGAAAAAGCTTTCAGCGTGCCAGAGAGCACTGTGGAATTATTTGGCAAACATAATGCGCGCATTGGTCGACGCATGGGCATTGCCTTGGCCACTGCAGAAGATGCCGCCACCGCCCTAGAAAGGGCGCATATGGCGGCATCTGCAGTGGAGATTTCAGTGCACGAAAGCTAA
- a CDS encoding NUDIX domain-containing protein: MIGDGNGWALGPQETKVWGRYGAAGLFLITTAPIPDPDPDFQPRILLQHRAPWTAHGGTWALPGGARDSHETATQTALREAVEETNINLAELEVLKEVQTAGPGPAPDFWTYTTVLATCTRPLATTPNAESLELRWVPISELGKYPLLGAFRESLPLLLQTYAQTWHS, encoded by the coding sequence ATGATCGGCGACGGTAACGGTTGGGCACTGGGCCCACAAGAAACTAAAGTCTGGGGACGTTATGGTGCGGCAGGTTTATTCCTAATAACCACTGCCCCCATTCCTGACCCCGACCCTGATTTTCAACCCCGAATTTTATTACAGCATCGGGCACCTTGGACTGCTCATGGCGGCACTTGGGCCTTACCCGGTGGGGCTCGCGATTCGCATGAAACTGCAACGCAAACCGCCCTGCGCGAAGCCGTGGAAGAAACCAATATTAACCTTGCTGAACTGGAGGTTTTAAAAGAAGTCCAGACTGCTGGACCAGGCCCAGCTCCAGATTTTTGGACTTATACCACCGTTTTGGCTACCTGTACTAGGCCTTTGGCAACTACTCCGAATGCGGAATCTTTAGAGTTACGATGGGTGCCAATTTCAGAATTGGGGAAGTATCCGCTCTTGGGCGCATTTCGGGAGAGTTTGCCGCTGCTGCTACAAACATATGCACAGACGTGGCATAGTTAG